Proteins from a genomic interval of Pantoea deleyi:
- a CDS encoding SDR family oxidoreductase gives MNINESVIMITGASSGIGEATARAALEAGARVILLARRKARLDALAGASTNALPVTCDVTRSDQIDHAVRLGVARFGRIDVLINNAGQGLYAAVEEIAIPQFRALLDLNLVAPLMMMQAVIPVMRRQGAGCIINISSGATLATYPGSAAYTSSRAGLNGLSDVARLELADVGITVSALYPFMTDTEFYQSVSAGQDAARTQAQQGAGLAHSPDRVAEKILKVIESGEAHADLVPRAWGGTLEE, from the coding sequence ATGAACATTAATGAGTCCGTGATCATGATTACCGGCGCCTCGTCGGGAATCGGGGAAGCCACCGCGCGGGCAGCGTTGGAGGCGGGTGCGCGGGTGATCTTACTGGCGCGGCGCAAAGCGCGTCTGGATGCTTTGGCCGGGGCATCCACGAACGCGTTGCCGGTCACCTGCGATGTGACACGGTCTGATCAGATCGATCATGCCGTCAGGCTGGGTGTGGCACGCTTTGGCCGGATCGATGTGCTCATCAATAATGCCGGGCAGGGGCTCTATGCGGCGGTGGAAGAGATCGCTATTCCGCAGTTCAGGGCGCTACTCGATCTGAATCTGGTTGCCCCGCTGATGATGATGCAGGCCGTGATCCCTGTGATGCGGCGGCAGGGCGCGGGGTGCATTATCAACATCAGTTCCGGGGCGACGCTGGCGACCTATCCGGGTTCGGCCGCCTACACCAGCTCCAGGGCAGGGCTTAACGGTCTCTCTGATGTGGCCAGGCTGGAGCTGGCCGACGTCGGAATTACGGTGTCTGCCCTTTATCCGTTTATGACCGACACGGAATTTTATCAGTCTGTATCAGCAGGGCAGGATGCAGCGAGGACACAGGCGCAGCAGGGGGCTGGCCTCGCGCATTCCCCCGACCGGGTCGCGGAAAAGATCCTGAAAGTGATCGAAAGCGGGGAGGCGCATGCCGATCTGGTGCCGCGCGCCTGGGGTGGAACGCTTGAGGAATAA
- a CDS encoding response regulator, with protein MKPAILVVDDDPAVCDVLQDALSEHLMTVYRCHQGREALAMLSDHPDISLVMLDMMLPDTNGLLVLQELHRQRPELLVIMLTGMGSEAEMVVGLEMGADDYIAKPFNPRVVVARARAALRRSERTSLADPGQTGWRFGGWQLDDGRCQLFNPQRELVPLTQGEYSLLRALVRHARKVLTRDQLLELTHSESLDVFDRTIDVLIMRLRRKIETNPHQPDLIRTIRGLGYVFSADVVRPEIAPRASQIA; from the coding sequence ATGAAGCCAGCGATTTTGGTGGTGGATGATGATCCTGCCGTCTGCGATGTCCTGCAGGATGCGTTAAGTGAACATCTGATGACGGTTTACCGCTGCCATCAGGGACGTGAGGCGCTGGCGATGCTCAGCGACCACCCGGACATTTCGCTGGTGATGCTGGATATGATGCTGCCCGACACCAACGGGCTGCTGGTGCTGCAGGAGCTTCACCGGCAGCGGCCGGAGCTGCTGGTGATTATGCTGACCGGCATGGGATCGGAAGCAGAGATGGTCGTGGGCCTGGAGATGGGCGCGGATGACTACATCGCGAAGCCCTTTAATCCCCGCGTGGTTGTGGCGCGTGCCAGAGCGGCCCTGCGCCGCAGCGAGCGGACGTCGCTGGCCGATCCCGGGCAGACAGGCTGGCGGTTTGGCGGCTGGCAACTGGATGACGGGCGCTGTCAGCTGTTTAATCCGCAGCGTGAACTGGTGCCGCTGACGCAGGGCGAATACAGCCTGCTGCGGGCGCTGGTTCGTCACGCCCGCAAGGTGCTCACCCGCGATCAGCTGCTGGAGCTGACCCATAGCGAGAGCCTTGATGTGTTTGACCGCACCATCGATGTGCTGATCATGCGGCTGCGGCGGAAAATCGAAACCAATCCCCATCAGCCGGATCTGATCCGCACGATTCGCGGGCTGGGCTATGTCTTTTCGGCTGATGTGGTCAGGCCGGAGATTGCGCCGCGCGCCAGCCAGATCGCCTGA
- a CDS encoding NCS2 family permease produces MMLEKLFKLKAHNTTVRTEIIAGITTFLAMAYILFVNPSILGATGMDKGAVFVATCLAAAIGCVLMGLIANYPIALAPGMGLNAFFTYTVVLHMGYTWQVALGAVFLSAVIFFAMSLFKIREWIITSIPLPLRAGIGAGIGLFLAIIALEGAGIVVDNPATLVGIGDLTKPGPLLAMLGFIVIVVLEARRVTGAVLIGILLVTFISMGIGLTPFAGVFSAPPSIAPTFMQLDIAGAFNVGLVSVIFAFLFVDVFDNTGTLLGVTKRAGLADEQGNVPKMGRALIADSAAALFGSLLGTSTTTSYVESAAGVSAGGRTGLTAIVVAVLFLLALFFSPLASSVPVYATAPALLFVAVLMASGLAEIDWKDITTAAPVTVTALTMPLTYSIANGIAFGFITWTLVKLLSGRAKEVNAALVILSILFVIKLGWLSA; encoded by the coding sequence ATGATGTTAGAAAAACTATTCAAACTCAAAGCGCACAACACCACGGTCCGGACCGAAATTATCGCCGGGATCACCACCTTCCTGGCGATGGCGTATATTCTGTTTGTGAACCCGAGCATTCTGGGCGCGACCGGCATGGATAAGGGCGCGGTATTTGTCGCCACCTGCCTGGCAGCGGCGATTGGCTGTGTGCTGATGGGCCTGATCGCCAACTACCCGATTGCGCTGGCACCGGGCATGGGGCTGAACGCGTTTTTCACCTACACCGTAGTGCTGCATATGGGCTACACGTGGCAGGTTGCACTGGGTGCCGTATTCCTTTCGGCAGTGATCTTCTTTGCGATGTCGCTGTTCAAAATCCGTGAGTGGATTATTACCAGTATTCCGCTGCCGTTGCGCGCCGGGATTGGCGCGGGTATCGGGCTGTTTCTGGCGATTATCGCGCTGGAAGGCGCGGGCATTGTTGTTGATAACCCGGCAACGCTGGTGGGCATTGGCGATCTGACCAAACCGGGTCCGCTGCTGGCGATGCTGGGCTTCATCGTCATCGTGGTGCTGGAAGCGCGTCGCGTAACCGGTGCGGTGCTGATCGGTATCCTGCTGGTCACCTTTATTTCGATGGGCATCGGCCTGACGCCGTTTGCCGGCGTCTTCTCTGCGCCGCCGTCGATTGCGCCAACCTTTATGCAGCTCGATATCGCAGGTGCGTTCAACGTCGGTCTGGTCAGCGTGATTTTTGCCTTCCTGTTCGTGGACGTGTTCGATAACACCGGTACGCTGCTGGGCGTGACCAAACGTGCCGGACTGGCGGATGAGCAGGGTAACGTGCCAAAGATGGGCCGTGCGCTGATTGCTGACAGTGCGGCTGCGCTGTTTGGTTCACTGCTGGGCACCTCGACCACCACCAGTTATGTGGAATCGGCGGCGGGCGTGAGTGCGGGTGGCCGGACCGGCCTGACGGCGATCGTGGTCGCTGTACTGTTCCTGCTGGCGCTGTTTTTCTCGCCGCTGGCGTCAAGCGTACCGGTCTATGCCACCGCGCCTGCGCTGCTGTTTGTGGCGGTGCTGATGGCATCAGGTCTGGCCGAGATTGACTGGAAAGATATCACCACCGCCGCGCCGGTTACCGTGACGGCGCTGACCATGCCGCTGACCTATTCAATCGCAAACGGCATCGCGTTTGGTTTCATCACCTGGACGCTGGTGAAGCTGCTGAGCGGTCGCGCGAAAGAGGTGAATGCAGCGCTGGTGATCCTGTCGATTCTGTTCGTGATTAAGCTGGGATGGCTGAGTGCCTGA
- a CDS encoding AMP nucleosidase, which translates to MPTQRKNLTSQQALDELERLYEGAVEALRTAIKAFTENGTLPDADKRAQGLFVYPELRITWHGEGPQQNRTRAWGRFTHTGSYSTTITRPALLRHYIAEQLQMLEKEYQLEIDVVPSSQEIPYPYVIDGSDLSLDRTMSAGIARHFPTTELSQIGDETTDGLFHADAQFPLSHFDALRTDFSLARLRHYTGTSVEHFQPFVLFTNYTRYVDEFVRWAIEQVRDPNTPYDSLACAGDVVLTADTADSESMLLDLAWKKHQMPAWHLTSPNRRGITLINIGVGPSNAKTICDHLAVMRPHAWLMIGHCGGLRESQRIGDYVLAHAYLRDDHVLDSVLPPDIPVPSIAEVQRALYDATKAVSNMPGEEVKQRLRTGTVVTTDDRNWELRYSASALRFNLSRAVAVDMESATIAAQGYRFRVPYGTLLCVSDKPLHGEIKLPGQANRFYEGAISEHLQIGIHAVELLRAEGDKLHSRKLRTFNEPPFR; encoded by the coding sequence ATGCCGACACAACGGAAAAACCTGACCAGCCAGCAGGCGCTGGATGAACTTGAACGCCTGTACGAGGGGGCTGTTGAGGCGCTGCGCACGGCGATTAAAGCCTTTACGGAAAACGGCACACTGCCCGATGCCGACAAGCGGGCGCAGGGGCTCTTTGTTTATCCGGAGCTGCGCATCACCTGGCACGGCGAAGGGCCGCAGCAGAACCGCACGCGCGCCTGGGGACGCTTTACTCATACCGGCAGTTACAGCACCACCATCACCCGTCCGGCGCTGCTGCGTCACTACATCGCGGAACAGCTTCAGATGCTGGAGAAGGAGTATCAGCTGGAGATTGACGTGGTGCCATCCAGCCAGGAGATCCCCTATCCTTATGTGATCGACGGTTCCGATCTCTCCCTGGACCGCACCATGAGCGCCGGTATTGCGCGCCATTTTCCGACCACCGAGCTGTCACAGATTGGCGATGAGACGACCGATGGCCTGTTTCACGCAGATGCCCAGTTCCCGCTGTCGCACTTCGACGCGCTGCGCACCGACTTCTCGCTGGCCCGTCTGCGTCACTACACCGGCACCAGCGTAGAGCACTTCCAGCCGTTTGTGCTGTTCACCAACTACACCCGTTATGTGGATGAGTTCGTGCGCTGGGCGATTGAGCAGGTACGCGATCCCAATACCCCGTACGACAGCCTGGCCTGTGCCGGTGATGTGGTGCTGACCGCCGACACTGCCGACAGCGAGTCGATGCTCCTGGATCTGGCCTGGAAGAAGCACCAGATGCCTGCCTGGCATCTCACCTCACCGAATCGTCGCGGCATCACGCTGATTAATATCGGTGTCGGCCCGTCGAATGCCAAAACCATCTGCGACCATCTGGCCGTCATGCGTCCGCACGCGTGGCTGATGATTGGTCACTGCGGCGGCCTGCGCGAGAGCCAGCGGATTGGTGATTATGTGCTGGCCCACGCCTATCTGCGTGACGATCACGTACTCGACAGCGTGCTTCCGCCTGATATCCCGGTGCCAAGCATCGCCGAAGTGCAGCGCGCGCTCTATGACGCCACCAAAGCGGTGAGCAACATGCCAGGCGAAGAGGTGAAGCAGCGGCTGCGTACCGGCACCGTGGTCACCACGGATGATCGTAACTGGGAGCTGCGCTACTCGGCGTCGGCGCTGCGCTTTAACCTGAGCCGCGCGGTCGCGGTCGATATGGAGAGCGCCACCATCGCCGCCCAGGGCTATCGGTTCCGTGTGCCTTACGGCACGCTGCTGTGCGTTTCAGATAAGCCGCTGCACGGCGAGATCAAGCTGCCGGGTCAGGCAAACCGGTTCTATGAGGGCGCGATTTCGGAGCATCTGCAGATTGGCATCCATGCGGTTGAGCTGCTGCGCGCCGAAGGCGATAAGCTGCATTCGCGTAAGTTGCGGACGTTTAATGAGCCGCCTTTCCGCTAG
- a CDS encoding EmmdR/YeeO family multidrug/toxin efflux MATE transporter, with protein sequence MQAIRRTAWYPKRRSYRTLYWREISPLAVPIFFENACVLLMGVLSTFLVSWLGKEAMAGVGLADSFNMVIISFFAAIDLGTTVVVAFSLAKRNGKRARAATRQSLAMMTIFAFVLVIAIEFWGHLIVDAIAGAADPKVKALALSYLQTSAWSYPAAAITLIGSGALRGAGNTKIPMLINGGMNILNIIISSVLIYGCFSWDGLGFVGAGLGLTITRYIGAIAVIYVLMIGFNASLKITLSSYFRRWNSSILMEVLGIGVPASIESVLFNGGKLLTQVFVAGMGTSEIAGNFIAFSVASLINLPGNALGSASTIITGTRLGRNQVFQAERQVRHVFWLATACLSAIALLTVPLAGLLARFYTSDPEVINVTKHLLWLNALFMPLWAASWVLPAGLKGARDARYTMYVSMFSMWGARVVVGYLLGIQFGMGVTGVWLGMFLDWTVRGIFFWWRLNSGKWLNRYQKMIEKTG encoded by the coding sequence ATGCAGGCGATCAGACGCACGGCGTGGTACCCGAAACGCCGCTCTTATCGCACGCTCTACTGGCGTGAAATATCGCCACTGGCAGTACCTATCTTTTTCGAGAACGCCTGTGTGTTGTTGATGGGCGTGCTGAGCACCTTCCTGGTCAGCTGGCTGGGTAAAGAGGCGATGGCGGGAGTGGGTCTGGCCGACAGCTTCAACATGGTGATTATCTCTTTCTTTGCCGCTATCGATCTGGGCACCACGGTCGTGGTGGCATTCAGCCTCGCCAAACGCAACGGTAAACGGGCGCGGGCCGCCACGCGCCAGTCGCTGGCCATGATGACGATTTTCGCCTTTGTACTGGTGATCGCTATTGAGTTCTGGGGCCATCTGATTGTCGATGCGATAGCGGGGGCCGCAGACCCGAAAGTCAAAGCGCTGGCGCTCAGCTATCTGCAGACCTCAGCCTGGAGCTATCCGGCGGCCGCCATTACGCTCATCGGCAGCGGGGCGCTGCGGGGCGCAGGAAACACCAAAATCCCGATGCTGATAAACGGCGGCATGAACATCCTTAACATCATCATCAGTAGCGTGCTGATCTACGGCTGCTTCTCATGGGACGGTTTAGGTTTTGTCGGGGCCGGACTCGGGCTGACCATCACCCGTTATATCGGGGCGATTGCGGTGATCTATGTGCTGATGATCGGCTTTAACGCCTCGCTGAAAATCACGCTGTCGAGCTACTTCCGGCGCTGGAACAGCAGCATCCTGATGGAAGTTTTAGGTATAGGCGTGCCTGCCAGTATCGAGTCCGTGCTGTTCAACGGCGGTAAACTGCTGACCCAGGTGTTTGTGGCGGGCATGGGCACCAGCGAGATTGCCGGTAACTTTATCGCCTTCTCGGTCGCTTCGCTGATTAACCTGCCGGGCAATGCGCTGGGGTCGGCGTCGACCATTATTACCGGTACCCGCCTGGGCAGGAATCAGGTGTTCCAGGCGGAGCGTCAAGTGCGGCATGTTTTCTGGCTGGCAACGGCCTGTCTGAGCGCCATTGCGCTGTTAACGGTGCCGCTGGCCGGATTGCTGGCGCGTTTCTACACCAGCGATCCGGAAGTGATTAATGTCACGAAGCATCTGCTCTGGCTGAATGCGCTGTTTATGCCGCTGTGGGCCGCCTCCTGGGTGTTGCCCGCCGGGCTTAAGGGCGCCCGCGATGCGCGTTATACCATGTACGTGTCGATGTTCAGCATGTGGGGCGCGCGCGTGGTAGTCGGTTATCTGCTCGGCATCCAGTTCGGGATGGGCGTGACCGGCGTCTGGCTCGGGATGTTCCTGGACTGGACGGTGCGCGGGATTTTCTTCTGGTGGCGGCTCAACAGCGGTAAATGGCTTAACCGCTATCAGAAAATGATCGAGAAAACCGGTTAG
- a CDS encoding lactonase family protein translates to MTRLKPALALLPLLCSSPLWATTFVYVSNAESGTVSRYQLSEKDGGLTWQGDTPAGKKIMPLAASPDGKHLYGALRTPPYAIVSWRVTRPQGVLQKQAVTPVSASFPWITTDRQGRYLLAASYDSDIVISYRIDDKGVVTAQVTSEVKTGPHAHSVITDVSNQSLYVGNLGADRVLQYRFSADGAITPLGSGFVQGEKNSGARHSVISPDNRFLYNLAEMSGTITQFRRAADGSLTELKHWPNAVAKQYNLQHGEQRPAGYNDPTPRIWAADIQITPDGRFLFVTERTSSTVTGYRVDKPSGELTLTGSWPVEKQPRSIAIDAQGKWLIVSGEKSAVIGSYAIEPTNGTLTRVAEAPAGKGANWVTLITQ, encoded by the coding sequence ATGACCCGTCTTAAACCGGCGCTGGCCCTGTTGCCACTGCTCTGCAGCAGCCCACTATGGGCGACAACCTTTGTTTATGTGTCGAACGCGGAATCCGGCACGGTATCCCGGTATCAGCTCAGCGAGAAAGATGGCGGCCTGACATGGCAGGGCGATACCCCCGCCGGGAAAAAGATTATGCCGCTGGCGGCCAGCCCGGATGGTAAACATCTCTATGGTGCGCTGCGCACGCCGCCCTATGCGATCGTCAGCTGGCGCGTGACCCGGCCACAGGGTGTGCTGCAGAAGCAGGCGGTGACGCCGGTGTCAGCCAGTTTTCCCTGGATCACCACCGACAGACAGGGTCGCTATCTGCTCGCCGCCTCGTATGACAGCGATATCGTCATCAGCTACCGGATTGATGATAAGGGTGTAGTGACAGCGCAGGTGACCAGTGAGGTGAAGACCGGGCCGCACGCCCACTCGGTTATCACCGACGTCAGCAATCAGTCGCTTTATGTGGGAAATCTGGGTGCGGATCGGGTGCTGCAGTACCGATTCAGCGCTGATGGCGCGATAACGCCGCTGGGAAGCGGTTTTGTCCAGGGTGAGAAGAACAGCGGTGCGCGGCATTCTGTTATCTCGCCAGATAACCGTTTCCTCTATAACCTCGCGGAGATGAGCGGCACCATCACCCAGTTCCGGCGTGCGGCGGATGGCTCCCTGACGGAACTGAAACACTGGCCGAACGCGGTGGCAAAGCAATATAACCTGCAGCACGGTGAGCAGCGTCCGGCGGGCTACAACGATCCGACGCCGCGCATCTGGGCGGCAGATATTCAAATCACTCCGGATGGGCGGTTTCTGTTTGTGACCGAGCGCACCTCCAGCACCGTCACGGGTTATCGGGTCGATAAGCCGTCGGGCGAATTAACCCTGACGGGCAGCTGGCCGGTCGAGAAACAGCCGCGCAGTATTGCGATTGATGCGCAGGGTAAATGGCTGATCGTCAGCGGAGAGAAGAGTGCGGTGATTGGCAGCTACGCCATCGAACCCACCAACGGCACGCTCACACGGGTCGCTGAAGCGCCGGCAGGGAAGGGCGCCAACTGGGTCACGCTGATAACGCAGTAG
- a CDS encoding SymE family type I addiction module toxin — MHYYKVGYRPNRGLPNPLPQLTIKGRWLEALGFTTRQKIEVITGPGQLSFRLAEE, encoded by the coding sequence TTGCATTATTACAAAGTGGGATACCGGCCTAACAGGGGCCTGCCGAACCCGCTGCCACAGCTCACCATTAAAGGCCGCTGGCTGGAAGCGCTGGGATTTACGACCAGGCAGAAGATCGAGGTGATCACCGGACCGGGACAGTTGAGCTTCCGGCTGGCTGAGGAGTGA
- a CDS encoding YidB family protein, whose translation MSLLDTVLAMCGLNNQTSQEVRGVLEWVEQQGGLHTIVSHLQSGEYSEVVNSWLGDQQNVALSSDLVQKMINSEAIEQLAARMGINTSDALNLLVKYLPQLVDKASSAGVIDKKADLTGLVSQLTH comes from the coding sequence ATGAGTTTACTGGATACGGTGCTGGCGATGTGCGGCCTGAATAATCAGACCAGTCAGGAAGTAAGAGGCGTACTGGAGTGGGTCGAGCAGCAAGGTGGATTACACACAATCGTCAGTCATCTTCAGAGCGGCGAGTACAGTGAAGTGGTTAATTCCTGGCTCGGCGATCAGCAGAACGTTGCCCTGAGCAGCGATCTGGTGCAGAAGATGATTAACTCTGAGGCCATTGAACAGCTCGCTGCACGAATGGGCATTAACACCAGCGACGCACTGAACCTGCTGGTAAAATATCTGCCTCAGCTGGTTGATAAAGCCTCTTCCGCAGGCGTAATTGACAAGAAAGCTGATTTAACCGGGCTGGTCAGTCAGTTAACGCACTAA
- a CDS encoding GlsB/YeaQ/YmgE family stress response membrane protein, whose translation MGILSWVLFGLLAGVIARCIMPGKENMGIFMTIVLGIIGALIGGAVSTALGFGQVSGFNIFSIAIATVGAIIVLFVIHKIRACKQA comes from the coding sequence ATGGGTATATTGTCATGGGTTTTATTCGGACTGCTTGCCGGTGTCATCGCCAGATGCATCATGCCGGGTAAAGAGAACATGGGTATTTTTATGACCATTGTTCTGGGTATTATCGGCGCGCTGATTGGCGGTGCGGTCAGTACGGCGCTGGGCTTTGGCCAGGTCAGTGGTTTCAATATTTTCAGCATCGCGATTGCCACCGTCGGTGCCATTATTGTGCTGTTCGTTATTCATAAAATCAGAGCATGCAAGCAGGCGTAA
- a CDS encoding LysM peptidoglycan-binding domain-containing protein, which yields MSILDNIKNIGGELLNAVDKNVEDKPATAAGTRTYTVKSGDTLSAIAKQFYNDGAQYMKIFEANKGILSNPDHIAPGQVLTIPE from the coding sequence ATGAGCATTCTGGATAATATTAAAAATATTGGCGGTGAGTTGTTAAATGCTGTTGATAAAAATGTTGAAGATAAACCCGCGACGGCAGCGGGCACGCGCACCTATACTGTGAAGTCCGGTGATACGCTGAGCGCAATTGCTAAACAGTTTTACAATGATGGCGCGCAATATATGAAAATCTTTGAGGCGAATAAGGGCATCCTCAGTAACCCGGATCATATTGCACCGGGTCAGGTGCTGACGATCCCTGAATAA
- the mtfA gene encoding DgsA anti-repressor MtfA, translating into MFKWPWKTHNDRLVALPWQQGLAQPIFSPLSEAEQETLVALATRFLQQKKLVVMENAELDELRSVRIALLFCLPVLKLGLEWLDGFHDVLIYPEPFSVEDQWQDEDGLVHSSPAVHAGQSWTQGPVVLNWLDIQDSFDLSGFNLIIHEVAHKLDARGSGYTSGVPMMPLRDVAQWEKDLRAAMAEIETEVELVGEQAATIDPYAASDPAECFAVLSEYFFTAPVLLAERFPAMYQHLQHFYQQDPLARMRAETAQSA; encoded by the coding sequence ATGTTTAAATGGCCCTGGAAAACGCATAACGACAGGCTGGTTGCCTTGCCCTGGCAGCAGGGACTGGCGCAACCGATTTTCAGCCCGCTCAGTGAGGCCGAGCAGGAGACGCTGGTCGCGCTGGCGACGCGCTTTCTGCAACAGAAAAAGCTGGTGGTGATGGAAAACGCCGAGCTGGATGAACTGCGCAGCGTGCGCATCGCCCTGCTCTTCTGCCTGCCGGTGCTGAAACTGGGTCTGGAGTGGCTGGACGGTTTTCATGACGTACTTATCTATCCTGAGCCGTTCAGCGTGGAGGATCAGTGGCAGGATGAGGATGGATTGGTCCACAGTTCTCCCGCCGTTCATGCCGGCCAGAGCTGGACGCAGGGGCCGGTGGTGCTCAACTGGCTCGATATTCAGGATTCGTTTGATCTCTCCGGCTTCAATCTGATCATCCACGAGGTGGCCCACAAGCTGGATGCACGCGGCAGTGGTTACACCAGCGGCGTGCCCATGATGCCACTCCGTGATGTGGCGCAGTGGGAAAAAGATTTGCGTGCCGCGATGGCAGAGATTGAAACGGAAGTGGAACTGGTCGGTGAACAGGCTGCGACTATCGATCCCTACGCCGCCAGCGATCCGGCAGAGTGCTTCGCCGTCCTTTCTGAATATTTCTTCACGGCCCCGGTTCTGCTGGCTGAACGCTTTCCGGCCATGTATCAGCATCTTCAGCACTTTTATCAGCAGGACCCTCTGGCCAGAATGCGCGCAGAGACGGCCCAAAGTGCTTAA
- a CDS encoding phosphohydrolase, with protein sequence MSLTLWQTRYESWFQANWIHDDGAHDIAHLRRVWMSAQRIMTGTPADPLVVLTACYFHDVVNLPKNHPERHLASTYAAAETQRILQQDFTDFPADRIDAVMHAVKTHSFSAGIPPQTLEAKIVQDADRLESLGAIGLARVFYTAGALNRPLFDSQDPLGKDRELNDVKWTLDHFQKKLLRLPETMHTETGRLLAEHNADFLVRYMAKLYAELQGNLVGIDEGVLRDFTPLRAEY encoded by the coding sequence ATGTCACTTACACTCTGGCAGACCCGTTACGAAAGCTGGTTTCAGGCGAACTGGATCCATGATGATGGCGCGCACGATATCGCTCATCTGCGGCGTGTATGGATGAGCGCGCAGCGAATCATGACCGGTACACCGGCCGATCCGCTGGTGGTGCTTACCGCCTGTTATTTTCACGATGTGGTTAATCTGCCCAAGAATCACCCGGAGCGTCATCTCGCCTCAACCTATGCCGCGGCGGAAACCCAGCGCATTCTGCAGCAGGACTTTACCGACTTCCCGGCAGATCGGATTGACGCCGTGATGCACGCCGTGAAAACGCACAGTTTCAGCGCCGGCATCCCGCCGCAGACGCTGGAAGCAAAAATTGTGCAGGATGCTGACCGGCTGGAGTCGCTGGGTGCGATCGGGCTGGCGCGGGTCTTCTATACCGCCGGTGCGCTGAACCGTCCATTGTTTGACAGCCAGGATCCCCTGGGTAAAGACCGCGAGCTGAATGACGTCAAATGGACGCTGGATCACTTCCAGAAGAAACTGCTGCGCCTGCCGGAGACGATGCACACCGAAACGGGTCGTCTGCTGGCAGAGCATAACGCAGATTTTCTGGTGCGTTATATGGCGAAGCTCTATGCCGAGCTGCAGGGCAATCTGGTGGGGATCGATGAGGGCGTGCTGCGGGATTTCACCCCATTGCGGGCTGAATATTAA
- a CDS encoding Arc family DNA-binding protein, with translation MTETVNLTIKIDPELKETIKQLALENQISMSQEIVQRLQASLETHPHPAIDSQDITEESADKATTADEKADGLTAAELKQIRLLLKKQGKKKK, from the coding sequence ATGACCGAAACCGTTAATTTAACAATCAAAATTGACCCTGAACTGAAAGAAACGATCAAACAGCTGGCGCTGGAAAATCAGATTTCAATGAGCCAGGAGATTGTGCAGCGCTTACAGGCCAGTCTGGAAACGCATCCGCATCCGGCCATTGATAGTCAGGACATCACCGAAGAGTCAGCAGACAAAGCCACAACTGCTGATGAAAAGGCCGATGGGCTGACTGCGGCTGAGCTGAAGCAGATTCGCCTGCTGCTGAAGAAGCAGGGTAAGAAGAAGAAATAA